GGCGAGCGCCTCGGCCCCGGCATCGACGCGGACCAGGTGCCCGGCGCCATCGAGGCCATCGTGGACGCCTATTTCGGCGAACGTCTCGAGGGCGAGGAATTCATCGCCACCGTGAAGCGGACGGGGTTGGACCCGTTCAAGCGCCGCTTCCAGGCCTATGTGGCCGGCGAAGCAGGCGTGGGAGAAGCGGCATGAGCGTCCTGATCAATGCGGATGGGCGGCGCGACGATCGTTTCACCCCTGTCGAGACCGTCGACGGTCTGTCGCTGGCGGATGGCCCCATCCTCGTACCCCTGACGGTGATCGACGCGGCGCTGGCCGATAGCCGCAACGCCGACATCGGACTTGTAGTGGAAAACCACATCGGCATCCAGGCGATCCAGCCCTATCTGGATCGGGTCGCGCTGGTGGCCGTCGCCTTTCCGAGCTTTTCCGACGGGCGCGGCCTGTCCATTGCCATGCGCCTGCGCCGGGCCGGTTTCACCGGCACGTTGCGGGCCCGCGGCCCGGTGATCGCCGACCAGTTCCGCGACATCCTGGCCTGCGGCTTCGACGAGGTGGAGCTGCCGGACGAACTGGCCGCACGCCAGCCGCTCGAGCAGTGGCAGGAAGCGCGCGAGGTGGTGACGCTGCATTACCAGCAGAGCTACGGCCACGACAGCAGCATCCTGCAAAGGCGGCTTGCCGCGAAGGCGCGGGGTTGAGCAATGGCCATCGCATCCAATGAGCTGG
This genomic window from Aureimonas sp. OT7 contains:
- a CDS encoding DUF934 domain-containing protein, which produces MSVLINADGRRDDRFTPVETVDGLSLADGPILVPLTVIDAALADSRNADIGLVVENHIGIQAIQPYLDRVALVAVAFPSFSDGRGLSIAMRLRRAGFTGTLRARGPVIADQFRDILACGFDEVELPDELAARQPLEQWQEAREVVTLHYQQSYGHDSSILQRRLAAKARG